A single genomic interval of Streptomyces sp. 1222.5 harbors:
- a CDS encoding long-chain fatty acid--CoA ligase: protein MATLSVAAILAENARRRPSRTALVEGELRLTFAEVWRRALAGAGALAGLGVRPGDRVALMAPNTAEFPVAYYAVAAAGGVVVPVHLLLSAGEVEHVLRDSGATLLLVHPAQAETGRAAAAATGVRVITLGEEFERLAADAEPLTSYVTRAADDPAVVFYTSGTTGVPKGAVLSHFNLVMNATVNAFDANDIRADDVALGALPLFHAFGQTVSLNSTWRAGATLVLLPRFDAARAIELMVKEGVNTFHGVPTMFVALAAAAADAPALPELRVCVSGGASLPVAVLERFEAAFGARVYEGYGLSETSPTATVNQPAFGTRAGTIGHPLWGIDVEIARAEVEDRVELLPAGELGEVVIRGHNVFSGYLGRPEATAEAVVDGWFRTGDLGTKDEDGFLRIVDRKKDVIIRGGYNVYPREVEEVLMCHPGIAQVAVIGLPDELHGEEVCAVVVPAPGTAPDAAAITEWSKEHLGRHKYPRRVEITDAMPLGPSMKVLKRELRTQYADRS, encoded by the coding sequence ATGGCAACCCTGTCCGTCGCCGCCATCCTCGCCGAGAACGCCCGGCGCCGCCCCAGCAGGACCGCACTCGTCGAGGGCGAACTGCGGCTCACCTTCGCCGAGGTGTGGCGCCGCGCGCTCGCCGGCGCGGGCGCGCTCGCCGGCCTCGGCGTACGGCCGGGCGACCGCGTCGCCCTGATGGCGCCCAACACCGCCGAGTTCCCCGTCGCCTACTACGCCGTCGCCGCGGCCGGCGGTGTCGTCGTCCCCGTGCACCTGCTGCTGTCGGCCGGCGAGGTCGAGCACGTCCTGAGGGACAGCGGGGCCACACTGCTGCTCGTCCACCCGGCGCAGGCGGAGACGGGCCGGGCCGCTGCCGCCGCCACCGGGGTCCGGGTGATCACCCTGGGCGAGGAGTTCGAGAGGCTCGCGGCCGACGCCGAGCCCCTCACCTCGTACGTCACCCGGGCCGCCGACGACCCGGCGGTCGTCTTCTACACCAGCGGTACGACCGGCGTCCCCAAGGGAGCCGTGCTCAGCCACTTCAACCTGGTGATGAACGCGACGGTCAACGCCTTCGACGCCAACGACATCCGCGCCGACGACGTCGCCCTCGGCGCGCTGCCCCTGTTCCACGCCTTCGGCCAGACCGTCTCGCTCAACTCCACCTGGCGGGCGGGCGCCACGCTCGTCCTGCTGCCCCGCTTCGACGCGGCCCGTGCCATCGAGCTGATGGTGAAGGAGGGCGTGAACACCTTCCACGGCGTGCCGACGATGTTCGTCGCCCTCGCCGCGGCGGCCGCCGACGCGCCCGCGCTGCCGGAGCTGCGCGTGTGCGTGTCGGGGGGGGCCTCCCTGCCGGTCGCCGTACTGGAGCGGTTCGAGGCCGCGTTCGGGGCGCGCGTCTACGAGGGGTACGGGCTGTCGGAGACCTCGCCGACGGCCACCGTCAACCAGCCCGCGTTCGGCACCCGGGCCGGCACCATCGGGCACCCCCTGTGGGGCATCGACGTGGAGATCGCCCGCGCCGAGGTCGAGGACCGCGTGGAACTGCTGCCGGCCGGCGAACTCGGCGAGGTCGTCATCCGCGGCCACAACGTCTTCTCCGGCTACCTCGGACGCCCGGAGGCCACCGCCGAGGCCGTGGTCGACGGATGGTTCCGCACGGGCGACCTCGGCACCAAGGACGAGGACGGCTTCCTGCGCATCGTCGACCGCAAGAAGGACGTCATCATCCGCGGCGGCTACAACGTGTACCCGAGGGAGGTCGAGGAGGTCCTGATGTGCCACCCCGGCATCGCCCAGGTCGCCGTCATCGGCCTGCCCGACGAACTGCACGGCGAGGAGGTGTGCGCCGTCGTCGTACCCGCGCCGGGCACCGCCCCGGACGCGGCCGCGATCACCGAGTGGTCCAAGGAGCATCTCGGCCGGCACAAGTACCCGCGCCGTGTGGAGATCACGGACGCGATGCCGCTGGGGCCGAGCATGAAGGTGCTGAAGCGGGAGCTGCGGACACAGTACGCGGACCGCTCGTAG
- a CDS encoding DUF3140 domain-containing protein, with product MADALELDALWTDFHRVVNMTSAELAAWLKVRDAAEETEPLPEQAGTPTGQHVLAILQKRRTDLTDDDVRVMYKVVDTVGDLVDLENEPEPETTPEDTRRRHRLMTLGHDPLKP from the coding sequence ATGGCCGACGCCCTCGAACTCGACGCGCTGTGGACGGACTTCCACCGCGTGGTCAACATGACCTCGGCGGAACTCGCGGCCTGGCTCAAGGTCCGGGACGCCGCCGAGGAGACCGAGCCCCTGCCCGAGCAGGCCGGCACGCCGACCGGGCAGCACGTCCTCGCGATCCTCCAGAAGCGCCGCACCGATCTCACCGACGACGACGTCCGCGTGATGTACAAGGTCGTCGACACGGTCGGAGACCTCGTGGACCTGGAGAACGAGCCCGAGCCGGAGACCACCCCGGAGGACACGCGCCGCCGGCACCGGCTGATGACACTCGGCCACGACCCGCTCAAGCCGTAG
- a CDS encoding glutamine synthetase family protein — protein sequence MTTFADPVPGGRPGDLRRVAALTADLAARDVHGVVLAYVDTAGVGRVKTIPTARLESAVSWGVGMSPVFDTFLAGDSIVTTDVLGSPDGDLRLYPDLDQLVALAAQPGWAWAPVDRITQEGDRHPGCARTFLRRIVTDAAERHGLTFKAAVEIEWAMGLDSAPAGAFVPAVSGPAYGAIRQVELSDCTADLLTALAAQDVDVDQLHPEYAAGQFEISVGALDPVAAADRSVLVRQTIRAVAGRHGLRVSFAPAVLAEGVGNGGHLHLSCWRDGVNLHANGDRRYGMTAEAESFVAGVLARLPALTAVTAPSPASYLRLKPSQWAGVFTAWGRETREAALRVITGTAGRRDQDANLEVKPVDLAANPYLALGCVIAAGLDGMSAGRSLPEEITGDPARYGPDEAAALGVRRLPRSLPRAVEEFRADPVLREALGPVLADAVTAVRLGEAAAVSGLDDAGVAAAYRWTY from the coding sequence ATGACGACTTTCGCCGACCCCGTGCCCGGCGGCCGTCCGGGCGATCTGCGCCGGGTCGCCGCGCTCACCGCGGACCTGGCCGCGCGGGACGTGCACGGCGTCGTGCTGGCCTACGTGGACACCGCGGGCGTCGGCCGCGTCAAGACGATCCCGACGGCACGGCTGGAGTCGGCCGTGTCCTGGGGGGTGGGCATGTCCCCCGTGTTCGACACGTTCCTCGCCGGAGACTCGATCGTCACGACCGACGTGCTCGGCTCCCCCGACGGCGACCTCAGGCTCTACCCGGACCTCGACCAGCTGGTGGCGCTGGCCGCGCAGCCCGGCTGGGCGTGGGCGCCGGTGGACCGGATCACCCAGGAGGGCGACCGGCACCCCGGCTGCGCCCGGACCTTCCTGCGCCGGATCGTCACCGACGCCGCCGAACGGCACGGCCTGACGTTCAAGGCGGCCGTCGAGATCGAGTGGGCGATGGGGCTGGACTCGGCGCCCGCCGGCGCGTTCGTGCCGGCCGTCTCCGGTCCGGCCTACGGCGCGATCCGGCAGGTGGAGCTGAGCGACTGCACCGCCGACCTGCTGACCGCCCTCGCCGCGCAGGACGTGGACGTCGACCAGCTGCATCCCGAGTACGCGGCCGGGCAGTTCGAGATCTCGGTGGGTGCCCTCGACCCGGTGGCCGCCGCCGACCGCAGCGTCCTGGTACGCCAGACGATCCGCGCGGTCGCCGGACGGCACGGCCTGCGGGTGTCGTTCGCGCCCGCGGTGCTCGCCGAAGGGGTCGGCAACGGCGGCCATCTGCACCTGTCCTGCTGGCGCGACGGGGTGAACCTGCACGCGAACGGCGACCGCCGGTACGGCATGACGGCCGAGGCGGAGTCCTTCGTGGCGGGGGTGCTCGCCCGCCTCCCCGCGCTGACGGCGGTCACCGCGCCGAGCCCGGCCAGCTACCTGCGGCTCAAACCCTCCCAGTGGGCGGGGGTGTTCACCGCGTGGGGCCGCGAGACGCGGGAGGCCGCGCTGCGGGTGATCACCGGCACGGCAGGCCGCCGGGACCAGGACGCCAACCTGGAGGTCAAACCGGTCGACCTGGCCGCCAATCCGTACCTCGCCCTGGGCTGTGTGATCGCCGCGGGTCTGGACGGCATGAGCGCGGGCCGGTCCCTGCCCGAGGAGATCACCGGCGACCCGGCCCGGTACGGCCCGGACGAGGCGGCGGCCCTGGGGGTGCGGCGGCTGCCGCGGTCGCTGCCGCGGGCCGTCGAGGAGTTCCGCGCGGACCCGGTGCTGCGGGAGGCGCTGGGCCCCGTCCTCGCGGACGCGGTGACCGCCGTACGCCTCGGCGAGGCGGCGGCCGTGTCGGGGCTGGACGACGCCGGGGTAGCGGCCGCCTACCGCTGGACGTACTGA
- a CDS encoding thiolase family protein: protein MRPVHFAAARRTPIGKLRGALSAVRPDDLAATVIRHLVADVPALDPARIDDVYWGAANQAGEDNRNVARMAALLAGLPESVPGATVNRLCASGLEAVTTAARTIAAGEADIVVAGGSESMSRAPFVLPRPDEALPHRIETHDTRLGWRLVNPAMKDLHGLLAMGETAEEVAGRYGVPRERQDEFALRSHRLAAAARKDGHFDDELLPVERPDGIVVEQDECVREDTSLEKLARLKPVFRPGGTVTAGNASPMNDGAAGLLLASEEALNDLGLESLGRYVAGASAGVHPDVMGIGPVPATRKALARAGWTVGDLQEAEFNEAFAAQALACVDQLGIDPDLVNPTGGAIALGHPLGCSGARILTTLLHRMRRTGAERGLATMCVGVGQGSAVLVERH, encoded by the coding sequence GTGCGTCCCGTCCACTTCGCGGCCGCCCGCCGCACCCCCATCGGAAAGCTGCGCGGAGCCCTGTCCGCCGTCCGGCCCGACGATCTCGCGGCGACCGTGATCCGCCACCTGGTGGCCGACGTCCCCGCCCTCGACCCCGCCCGGATCGACGACGTCTACTGGGGCGCGGCCAACCAGGCCGGCGAGGACAACCGCAACGTCGCCCGGATGGCCGCCCTGCTCGCGGGGCTGCCCGAGTCCGTGCCCGGCGCCACCGTCAACCGGCTCTGCGCCTCCGGGCTCGAAGCGGTCACCACCGCCGCGCGGACGATCGCCGCGGGCGAGGCCGACATCGTGGTCGCCGGCGGCTCGGAGTCCATGAGCCGCGCGCCCTTCGTGCTGCCCCGCCCCGACGAGGCCCTGCCGCACAGGATCGAGACCCACGACACCCGGCTCGGCTGGCGCCTGGTCAACCCCGCCATGAAGGACCTGCACGGCCTGCTGGCGATGGGCGAGACCGCCGAGGAGGTGGCCGGGCGCTACGGCGTCCCGCGCGAGCGGCAGGACGAGTTCGCGCTGCGCAGCCACCGACTGGCCGCCGCCGCACGCAAGGACGGCCACTTCGACGACGAACTCCTGCCCGTCGAGCGCCCGGACGGCATCGTCGTCGAGCAGGACGAGTGCGTCCGCGAGGACACCTCGCTGGAGAAGCTGGCCCGCCTGAAGCCGGTCTTCCGCCCGGGCGGCACGGTCACCGCGGGCAACGCCTCACCGATGAACGACGGCGCCGCCGGACTGCTCCTGGCCAGCGAGGAGGCCCTGAACGACCTCGGCCTCGAATCCCTCGGGCGCTATGTCGCGGGCGCCTCCGCCGGGGTCCACCCCGACGTGATGGGCATCGGGCCGGTCCCCGCCACCCGCAAGGCGCTGGCCCGGGCCGGCTGGACCGTCGGCGACCTCCAGGAGGCCGAGTTCAACGAGGCGTTCGCCGCACAGGCGCTCGCCTGCGTCGACCAGCTCGGCATCGACCCGGACCTGGTGAACCCGACCGGGGGCGCCATCGCCCTCGGTCACCCCCTCGGCTGCTCCGGCGCCCGCATCCTGACCACCCTGCTCCACCGCATGCGCCGCACGGGCGCGGAGCGAGGGCTGGCCACGATGTGCGTCGGCGTGGGCCAGGGGAGCGCGGTGCTGGTCGAACGGCACTAG
- a CDS encoding SAM-dependent methyltransferase, giving the protein MTGTEAAAQHIDTSRPHPARVYDWFLGGKDNYPVDEELGRRIHAIDTGAGRAARANRAFMRRAVRTLAEDGVRQFLDIGTGIPTEPNLHQIAQSAAPDARVVYVDNDPIVLAHANALLRGTPEGVTEYVQADARDPRTILERAAAVLDFGRPVALSLIALLHFVADEDGAHDLVATLLAALAPGSCLVLSTMTADFEPENVQRGIAAYAAGGVTLVARSRDEVGTFFEGLDLLPPGITSVSDWRPEDRPEGDDGPVSLYGAVGRKPTG; this is encoded by the coding sequence GTGACGGGGACCGAGGCGGCCGCACAGCACATCGACACCAGCCGGCCGCATCCGGCCAGGGTGTACGACTGGTTCCTCGGCGGCAAGGACAACTACCCCGTCGACGAGGAACTGGGCCGCCGGATCCACGCGATCGACACGGGTGCCGGCCGGGCCGCACGCGCCAACCGCGCGTTCATGCGCCGGGCCGTGCGCACCCTCGCCGAGGACGGCGTCCGCCAGTTCCTGGACATCGGGACCGGTATCCCGACCGAGCCCAACCTGCACCAGATCGCCCAGTCCGCGGCGCCGGACGCGCGGGTGGTCTACGTCGACAACGACCCGATCGTGCTGGCCCACGCGAACGCGCTGCTGCGGGGCACCCCCGAGGGCGTGACGGAGTACGTGCAGGCCGACGCCCGCGACCCGCGCACGATCCTCGAACGCGCCGCGGCCGTCCTGGACTTCGGCCGGCCGGTCGCCCTCTCCCTCATCGCCCTGCTGCACTTCGTCGCCGACGAGGACGGCGCCCACGACCTGGTGGCCACCCTCCTGGCGGCGCTGGCACCCGGGAGCTGCCTGGTGCTGTCGACGATGACGGCCGACTTCGAGCCGGAGAACGTACAGCGGGGCATCGCCGCCTACGCGGCCGGCGGAGTGACCCTGGTGGCGCGTTCACGGGACGAAGTGGGCACCTTCTTCGAGGGACTCGACCTGCTGCCCCCGGGCATCACCTCGGTGTCCGACTGGCGGCCCGAGGACCGGCCGGAGGGCGACGACGGCCCCGTCTCCCTGTACGGCGCGGTGGGCCGGAAGCCCACGGGCTGA
- a CDS encoding endonuclease — MNHDERVLRELVSEYGRTYADEAGIRLKDTPQPLYRLLVLALLLSARIRASVAVAAARALHEDRLDSPRRMAGADWQQRVDALGRGGYRRYDERTATQLGDGAELLLDRWGGDLRRLHEEAGGDTGELRRLLQEEPGVGPAGADIFLREAQRVWPELAPYLDGKALSGAERLGLPKDPDRLAELAGNTEPAVLAAALVRAALDKQVAEDCLRRAS; from the coding sequence ATGAACCACGACGAACGGGTCCTGCGCGAGCTGGTGTCCGAGTACGGGCGGACGTACGCCGACGAGGCGGGCATCCGCCTGAAGGACACCCCGCAGCCGCTGTACCGGCTGCTCGTGCTGGCCCTGCTGCTCAGCGCCAGGATCCGGGCCTCGGTCGCGGTCGCCGCCGCCCGGGCCCTGCACGAGGACCGTCTCGACAGCCCCCGCCGCATGGCCGGCGCCGACTGGCAGCAGCGGGTGGACGCGCTCGGCCGCGGCGGCTACCGGCGCTACGACGAGCGCACGGCCACCCAGCTCGGCGACGGCGCCGAGCTGCTGCTGGACCGCTGGGGCGGGGACCTGCGCCGGCTGCACGAGGAGGCGGGCGGCGACACCGGTGAACTGCGGCGGCTGCTCCAGGAGGAGCCCGGCGTGGGCCCCGCCGGCGCCGACATCTTCCTGCGCGAGGCACAGCGCGTATGGCCGGAACTCGCGCCCTACCTCGACGGCAAGGCGCTGTCGGGGGCCGAACGGCTCGGCCTGCCGAAGGACCCCGACCGGCTGGCCGAGCTCGCCGGGAACACCGAACCGGCCGTCCTGGCCGCCGCGTTGGTGCGGGCGGCGCTGGACAAGCAGGTGGCCGAAGACTGTCTCCGCCGCGCGTCTTGA
- a CDS encoding sulfite exporter TauE/SafE family protein produces MNTMTLWHLSCWEFAALAFAALLVGFSKTAVSGANTVSLAIFAAVLPARASTGVLLPVLIVGDVLAVLTYRRHAHWPTLWRLFPAVAAGVVAGTLFLVWAGDGIVRTSIGAILLLMAGVTLWRRRREEATADAPDEVTTRAGRMKARSYGVLGGFTTMVANAGGPVMSMYLLSAGFRKLGFLGTSAFFFLIVNVSKVPFSAGLGLIDGRSLLLDAALAVFVVPGALFGKWAVNRINQRLFEQLVIAATVVGGVQLLLR; encoded by the coding sequence ATGAACACGATGACGCTCTGGCACCTCTCCTGCTGGGAGTTCGCCGCCCTCGCCTTCGCGGCCCTTCTGGTCGGCTTCTCCAAGACCGCGGTCAGCGGGGCCAACACGGTCAGCCTCGCGATCTTCGCGGCCGTCCTGCCCGCCCGCGCCTCCACCGGCGTGCTGCTGCCCGTCCTGATCGTCGGCGACGTGCTCGCCGTCCTCACCTACCGGCGGCATGCCCACTGGCCCACGCTGTGGCGGCTGTTCCCGGCCGTCGCGGCGGGCGTGGTGGCCGGCACGCTGTTCCTGGTGTGGGCCGGCGACGGGATCGTCCGGACCTCGATCGGCGCGATCCTGCTGCTGATGGCCGGCGTCACCCTGTGGCGCCGGCGCCGCGAGGAGGCGACCGCGGACGCGCCGGACGAGGTCACCACCCGGGCGGGCCGGATGAAGGCCCGCTCCTACGGCGTGCTCGGCGGGTTCACCACGATGGTCGCCAACGCGGGCGGCCCGGTGATGTCGATGTACCTGTTGTCCGCCGGTTTCCGGAAGCTGGGCTTCCTGGGAACCTCGGCGTTCTTCTTCCTCATCGTGAACGTGTCGAAGGTGCCGTTCAGTGCGGGCCTGGGTCTCATCGACGGACGCTCGCTGCTCCTCGACGCCGCGCTCGCGGTGTTCGTCGTGCCCGGAGCTCTGTTCGGCAAATGGGCTGTGAACAGGATCAACCAACGACTCTTCGAACAACTCGTGATCGCGGCGACCGTCGTGGGCGGAGTACAACTGCTCCTCCGCTGA
- a CDS encoding DNA starvation/stationary phase protection protein — MTVVKSTLPEKALGVAGTALQDTLVDLLGLSLVGKQAHWNIVGPRFRSIHLQLDEVVATARTHSDTVAERAAALGVSPDGRPETIAASLALPGTKDGWLRDTEVVELMVSTLGTAVGRLRERIEATEKADPVTQDLLIAVTADLEKQRWMFQAENHDTAG; from the coding sequence ATGACCGTGGTCAAGAGCACGCTGCCCGAGAAGGCGCTCGGCGTCGCCGGGACCGCCCTGCAGGACACCCTCGTGGACCTGCTCGGACTGTCGCTGGTGGGCAAGCAGGCGCACTGGAACATCGTGGGTCCGCGGTTCCGCTCGATCCACCTCCAGCTGGACGAGGTCGTCGCGACGGCGCGCACCCACTCCGACACGGTCGCCGAGCGTGCCGCCGCGCTGGGCGTGTCGCCGGACGGCCGGCCGGAGACCATCGCCGCGAGCCTCGCGCTGCCCGGGACCAAGGACGGCTGGCTGCGCGACACGGAGGTCGTGGAGCTGATGGTGTCGACGCTGGGGACGGCGGTCGGCCGGCTGCGCGAGCGCATCGAGGCGACGGAGAAGGCCGATCCGGTCACCCAGGACCTGCTGATCGCCGTCACCGCGGACCTGGAGAAGCAGCGCTGGATGTTCCAGGCCGAGAACCACGACACCGCCGGCTAG
- a CDS encoding alpha/beta hydrolase — MPHVREHALDGTRGAVAVHEWPHPAPRYLALLVHGYGEHAGRYDGLAALLTGHGAAVYAPDHMGHGRSAGERVVIEDFEDVVTDVHAVAELARAAHPGLPLVLVGHSMGGLIAARFAQRYGPELTALVLSGPVIGAWELPGRLLALDEIPDIPISPASLSRDPAVGAAYAADPLVWHGPMKRPTLEAFVRTLETVAKGGDVGPLPLLWLHGDDDRLVPLPGSRVGVERLSGGLPTERIFAGARHEVFHETNRERVFAEVLAFLDPLLPR, encoded by the coding sequence ATGCCCCACGTCCGCGAGCACGCCCTCGACGGCACCCGCGGCGCCGTCGCCGTACACGAGTGGCCGCACCCGGCGCCGCGCTACCTGGCACTCCTCGTGCACGGGTACGGCGAGCACGCCGGCCGGTACGACGGGCTCGCCGCGCTGCTCACCGGGCACGGGGCGGCCGTGTACGCACCCGACCACATGGGACACGGCAGATCCGCCGGCGAGCGGGTCGTGATCGAGGACTTCGAGGACGTGGTCACGGATGTGCACGCCGTCGCCGAACTGGCCCGGGCCGCGCACCCCGGGCTGCCGCTCGTGCTGGTCGGCCACTCCATGGGCGGTCTGATCGCGGCGCGCTTCGCCCAGCGGTACGGCCCCGAGCTGACCGCGCTGGTGCTGTCCGGGCCGGTGATCGGAGCCTGGGAGCTGCCGGGGCGGCTGCTCGCCCTGGACGAGATCCCGGACATTCCGATCAGTCCGGCCTCCCTCTCCCGGGACCCGGCGGTCGGCGCCGCGTACGCCGCCGATCCGCTGGTCTGGCACGGCCCGATGAAGCGGCCCACGCTGGAGGCGTTCGTGCGGACCCTGGAGACCGTCGCGAAGGGCGGGGACGTCGGCCCGCTGCCGCTGCTGTGGCTGCACGGGGACGACGACCGGCTGGTGCCGCTGCCCGGCAGCCGCGTCGGCGTGGAGCGGCTGAGCGGTGGCCTGCCCACCGAGCGGATCTTCGCGGGAGCCCGGCACGAGGTGTTCCACGAGACGAACCGGGAGCGGGTCTTCGCCGAGGTGCTGGCCTTCCTCGACCCACTGCTGCCCCGCTGA
- a CDS encoding Cof-type HAD-IIB family hydrolase, translating into MSATPVPTPLLDVPGLPAGPADIRLIVTDMDGTLLDDAKRIPDGLWPMLAELRRRGVLFSPASGRQYATLARQFAEVAEGMVFIAENGTYVVRDGVELSSDPLAGSAAAGVARTVRRLVADGVDAGAVVCGKRSAYVERTDEAFLAEVRKYYVEHRIVEDVTAVDDDVIKVAVFDFGPAERSTAPALAPFAATHQVVVSGEHWVDVMNRTANKGAALRGLQEALGITPAQTMVFGDYLNDLEMLDAAEWSFAMANAHPDVVRRARHLAPSNNDDGVLRTVARVLGL; encoded by the coding sequence ATGTCCGCGACGCCCGTGCCCACGCCCCTCCTCGACGTCCCCGGCCTGCCCGCCGGGCCCGCCGACATCCGGCTGATCGTCACCGACATGGACGGCACGCTGCTGGACGACGCCAAGCGGATACCCGACGGGCTCTGGCCGATGCTCGCCGAGCTGCGCCGGCGCGGAGTGCTGTTCAGCCCCGCGAGCGGCCGCCAGTACGCCACGCTGGCACGGCAGTTCGCCGAGGTCGCCGAGGGCATGGTGTTCATCGCGGAGAACGGCACGTACGTGGTCCGCGACGGCGTGGAGCTGAGCTCCGACCCGCTGGCGGGGTCCGCCGCGGCCGGGGTGGCCCGGACGGTACGGCGGCTCGTCGCGGACGGGGTGGACGCCGGGGCCGTGGTCTGCGGCAAGCGGTCGGCGTACGTCGAGCGGACCGACGAGGCGTTCCTGGCCGAGGTGCGCAAGTACTACGTCGAGCACCGGATCGTGGAGGACGTCACCGCCGTCGACGACGACGTGATCAAGGTCGCGGTGTTCGACTTCGGGCCCGCCGAGCGCTCCACCGCCCCGGCACTCGCCCCGTTCGCCGCCACGCACCAGGTCGTCGTCTCCGGCGAACACTGGGTCGACGTGATGAACCGCACCGCCAACAAGGGCGCCGCGCTGCGCGGCCTCCAGGAAGCGCTCGGCATCACCCCCGCGCAGACCATGGTCTTCGGCGACTACCTCAACGACCTGGAAATGCTCGACGCCGCCGAGTGGTCGTTCGCCATGGCCAACGCCCACCCCGACGTCGTCCGTCGCGCCCGCCACCTGGCCCCGTCCAACAACGACGACGGGGTGCTGCGGACGGTCGCCCGCGTGCTCGGCCTGTAG
- a CDS encoding DUF4333 domain-containing protein, with protein MSSRFVVGFLGAVLAAVVVWAVGTHLLADAATTSELDGHSTVTVDGRRALAPDVVANRTRDRFHPLPWVGTEISAVSCPAGLPARRGATLTCTGRKADGTTVRIPVRVTKVTATSMTWVFGR; from the coding sequence ATGTCCAGCAGGTTCGTCGTCGGGTTCCTCGGTGCCGTGCTCGCCGCCGTGGTCGTCTGGGCCGTCGGCACCCATCTGCTCGCCGACGCCGCGACCACCAGCGAACTGGACGGGCACAGCACGGTGACCGTCGACGGCCGCAGGGCACTCGCCCCGGACGTCGTCGCGAACCGGACCCGGGACAGGTTCCACCCACTGCCCTGGGTCGGCACGGAGATCTCCGCCGTCTCCTGCCCCGCCGGACTTCCGGCCCGCCGGGGCGCGACCCTGACCTGCACCGGCAGGAAGGCGGACGGCACGACCGTACGCATCCCCGTGCGGGTCACGAAGGTCACCGCCACGAGCATGACCTGGGTCTTCGGCCGCTGA
- a CDS encoding SAM-dependent methyltransferase — MTEGHSPAAGPAGLNTSVAHNARVWNYWIGGKDHYEVDQRVGEHVAGMFPVIRAVARADRDFLGRAVRFLAGERGIRQFLDVGTGLPTVDNTHEMAQRIAPESRIVYVDNDPIVLVHARSLLTSSPEGVTDYIDADVRDPEGIVQRAGDTLDLTRPVAVILLGILNFVLDTGEARDIVRRLMAAVPSGSHLVLTHPTYDGDVGGEGNVAAMEFWNANATPPITARGRAEIAGFLDGLEPVEPGLVPCSQWRPESAAAAPVPQFGAVARKP, encoded by the coding sequence GTGACCGAAGGCCATTCCCCGGCGGCCGGGCCGGCGGGTCTGAACACCTCCGTGGCGCACAACGCCCGGGTGTGGAACTACTGGATCGGCGGCAAGGACCACTACGAGGTCGACCAGCGGGTCGGCGAGCACGTCGCGGGGATGTTCCCGGTGATCCGGGCGGTGGCCCGCGCGGACCGTGACTTCCTCGGGCGGGCGGTGCGGTTCCTGGCCGGTGAGCGTGGGATCCGGCAGTTCCTGGACGTGGGCACGGGCCTGCCGACCGTGGACAACACGCACGAGATGGCCCAGCGGATCGCCCCCGAGTCGCGGATCGTGTACGTCGACAACGACCCGATCGTGCTCGTGCACGCCCGTTCGCTGCTCACCAGCTCTCCCGAGGGCGTCACCGACTACATCGACGCGGACGTGCGCGACCCGGAGGGCATCGTGCAGCGGGCCGGCGACACCCTGGACCTGACCCGGCCGGTGGCGGTGATACTGCTGGGCATCCTGAACTTCGTGCTGGACACCGGCGAGGCCCGGGACATCGTGCGGCGGCTCATGGCGGCGGTGCCCTCGGGCAGCCACCTGGTGCTTACCCACCCGACCTACGACGGCGACGTGGGCGGCGAGGGGAACGTCGCCGCGATGGAGTTCTGGAATGCGAACGCCACCCCGCCGATCACCGCCCGCGGCCGGGCGGAGATCGCCGGGTTCCTCGACGGCCTGGAGCCGGTCGAGCCGGGTCTGGTGCCGTGCTCGCAGTGGCGCCCGGAGTCCGCGGCCGCCGCACCGGTGCCGCAGTTCGGCGCGGTGGCCCGGAAACCCTGA